Within the Eleginops maclovinus isolate JMC-PN-2008 ecotype Puerto Natales chromosome 5, JC_Emac_rtc_rv5, whole genome shotgun sequence genome, the region tcgttgttttgtttctgtccGTCACGgctatttttgtgtgtgaacattAAGAGAgttgcacaaaaaacaaaacggAATCAAATTCCTTGCATGTATCCACATACGTGGCCAATAAAGTGGCTGACTGTTTCTCAATGTTACAAGAGCTATGGACGTTAGGTAAATAGGCTACATCGAAGCAACCAAAACATAAATCGACAATAGAAAACTGAGCCAATAATCTATAATTACGCTATTATAGTTTGCTCATCGTAAACAGGAACTCTGGAAATTACAACACATTACAAACGCCTCAGTGCTGACATGACTCCCAATAATCTGTTTAGCTAACAGTTAATGGCACTGCGTTGTAACGACATCCCTCAAAGACTGAGAGCAGCCGACAGACATGTTAACACTATTAGCTATTTACAGGATCACTAACAGGTAAACACAGCCGGGACACAGTGAGTGATTCGAGGAACTAAGAGTCATTTGCGAACGTCAAAGCTACTTAAACAGTGTCCGTCACTAAGCTCGCTGCTAGCTACACAACAGGAAGCTGTCAAACAGCCTGACAGACGATGCTAACGATCAATCCCCTCATCTCCGTCCTATATCTTAAGTGACATTAAGACATAATATTACATGACGCTCACCCTTACCGTGCAAGACTTCAGCTGTTAACGGCGTGCATGTCGTGTTGGATGAAGCGATGTTAGCTCGCCAGTGTTAGCTTTGCTAACTACTTTCATGGATGCATTAAGGAGAGCAGCTACTTTGCTACAGGTtattcatcttcctcttctttggATTTAATGGCAGCTTGCTTCCTGAATGTTGCACTACTGCCCTCTTTTGGTGTTAGATACCTCCTACAGTGTCCAGTTTCTCATATGTTATCATCAGAGCTGTACTTATTTGGAAACTGACAAagcactttttcctttttcacttACTAAACTCAAGTAGAATCTGAACTTCAGCTCAGTGGTTAAATAAGTCCTTTTATATCAAGCAATATCACAgtgtaaaatattatattagAACTAAAAGCCCTAATaacattttacttaaataaatataatgcagTTGTGGTTAGTAACActctccttttccctctgcTTTGATTTGTccaaatattttacattcttCCTCTCTGATAGATACTTCACAAAGTGTTCACAATAATCAGTTATATGCTTACCCCTACTGTTAAAGTGTGCTTTTCAACTTTCTGACAATCCCAAATGTATTATAGGAGTATTTTTAGGCAGGTAAAAGTATGTTTGCCTAATAAAATAATGTGCACACCTCTTCCGCCACTACTGTTGATCAATTTTCTTCTCTGAATTAAACGGGTAAAATAACCATTTTTCTGATCGTGATATTTTTTCATTGAATaacttttcctgaaatgttgAACAATGGTTTATTTTAATCACCAACTATTGTCTTGAGACTTAGCAAGACAACCTGTTGTAAACACCCCATTTTCAGACAGTCAAGTAAATATTTTTGGAATACATATCTGTAATGTGGGATTATATTGTGTCATTTGCAAATCAAAAGGCCAATATATtattgattatatattattataaaatcataTTGATGACCtacttatataaatatttagacATATTTCATGGATGTATAATTTTAACATAGCAGAGAAGATgttactgttgttttatttgcaatgtgtaattaaaaaaacatgttttggttattgtttacatctttttttataaaaacagaattGAATTTGCCATCTACTTTTGCTGCCTAAAACCAGAACCCAATGCATGttaaatattttgataaatatatCTTGCCTCGTTCATTACTACTGAACCCGTTATAATCCTCATGCCACAAAATGTGCAAAGGCTgtcattaaactaaacaaaagCATTCAAAATTGTTACACAACAAAATTAAGGTTctcattaaaacaatattctcaACCTGAAGACAATTCCTGTTACTCTTTCACCTTGTAAGTTagcaacaaagaaaacaataaaacattgatCTAATTTGCCTTAATTTTATTAGACAAATTGTAACTACAACAACAATGATTGTATGAAGTAGGCATAAAATAGGAGCAGTTACTTTACCTAAAACATCTTATGTGTATGTCTAtgtatgtgtcagtgtgtgtttatgacgAGATATTTGCTCATCCCCCAGACTTATTTGGTGATGTTATTTGCATTCATACTTTTCCCACTCCCACTAAGCACAAGATAAGGTGTTTTCTGAGATTTCTGCTTCTCCTGAAGCAAAGCCACCGTCCCCAGAGGAGTATCACTGCTGCTCATCTTCTTTAGCAGGGCCTCTTCCTCCAGctttttcatcctcctctcGGTCTTCATTTTTCCAGACCCTTTCCCGTGGAATCGATGTGAAAGCTGCCTGAAAGCTTCTTTTGGAGTGAGTCTCCGCCCAGATTCATCAACATACTCAATCTTGACCTCAGGCTTATAGCTGTCTTTATCCTTGAAATCTTGAGCGAAGCCTCTATATTCTTCTCTGCGACTATACTTGTCATCGAAGCCCATCTTGTCCTCAATGCAGTAGTTGTCATTTGGCAAGGCGCCTTTTGTTGCTCGGACACGGGATATCTTCTGCATTTCAGTGTCCAACAGACCTTTGTTTTTGCACAAATGCAAAGCAGCAGCAAGCCCTGAGTTGACAATGGGCTCCTCATCCAAAATGGTGGCAGAGGCTGTGGTGAAGTCTGGCTGTTTCAGCTCTTCATCCAAGTTCACTGTGCTCCATCCAACATTCTCATCCATGTCCGAGTCTGGGTCTCCAGCAtcatctttctcttctttctcctcaaAGTCCATAATGTCCTCTTGGTCTTCTCTGTTGCCCGAGAGCCCATAAGTTGGAATATCACCCAGAGTTCTGCAAAACTCTGAGATGTCGTTGAAAACAATGTTATTCTTTCTCTCAGGATCATCGTCAGGACTGACTTTATCAAGCTCTTTGATCTTCTCAGCCACCTTCTCCCCAGAGTCTTTGAGTAGCTGCCTTTGCCTCAGCTTCCTCTGCTTCTCCAgttgtttctgcagctcttgCTCTGCCTCATCCTCCTCAATTACAGCTGGCTCTGGAGGTGTAAAGTCGTCATCATCACTAATGTCCATTTCAGCCATCCTAACATCATCAGATAACAGCGGGATATCATGGGACAGTTTGACCGGCTCCTCCACCTTTACTTCCTCACTTTCTTCTTCCAGCCGTTTGCGGCCGCGACCACGTGCCCTGGAGCCAAAATCTGTGTTGCGGGTGTCATCGATGGAGAGCTCATCTGCAACTGTCAGCTTGTCCTTCTTCCTGATCTTCCTCACACGCTTTTTTGTCTTCTTAAAGCCTACCATTTCCTGAGGTGTGTAATACTCCGAGGCAATAGAAAGAGCAGGCATCTCCAAAGACTGGGCCTGGTCTCGTAGCGCTTCTCTCATGGCCTGAATCTCCCGCTCTCGCTCCCCGTCAGCAAAGCCCCCTGTATTCAGTCGgaaactctttttcttttcgCCCTCAATTTCCTCATCATACTTTGACAGTACAGTGTGAGGCTTAAACGTGACCATGTCATCCACACTCTCGTCTTCTTCATAGGGCTTGTATTcaggcttcttcttttttaactCCACATTCTTTTCTGCATGTTCCTTGTCCACAAGTCCAACATTTACAAgcacatcttcttcctcttcaagCACACCTTTGTCTTGTAGAGTCAGGATGACTGTCTGACCCTCATTAAAGGAATCCACCTTGTGCTGCACTTTGAGTCCCTTTAGATCTCGGGCTGTGTAGGCATCTTTTTTGCCATGTGCaaactcctcctccaccagaCTGCTGACACCAAACTCCTCGTCCATCTCCTGCAGAAGTTTGGCTCTTTTCTCTGCCAATTCTTTCTCTTTTGCCATCAGTCTGCTTCTCTCAACCCAGGCAGATGTGTCATCCAGCCAGTCCTCCTCTGCTATGGTCTTGACTTTTCCCAGTTTCAGGTTCTGGATGCGTTTTTCTTTCATAGCAGCAAGCTTTTCTCTCATATCTTTCTGCTTCTTGATGAGAACAGGGTTGATGGTCTCTGCTACCTTTGGATCCTCTTTGGTGCCGAGCTCCTTCTTGGCCGCCTCTAATTCCAGAGGCTTCAAACCCAGCTTGGCTCTGAGTTTGTTTGTCTCCTCGATGCTGAGAGACGCGTCTCCGCTTGCAGACTGAGGGGCAATTTCTGCCTTGCTTTCTTCATATCCAAGATCAACTTTCTCCTTCTTCACCCGTGGCTCCCCGGTGCTCCTCTCACCTTTGCTGCGGCCCTCTCGTCCGCTTCTTTCTCGGGACCTGGAGCGTTTTCGTTTCTCTTTATCCCGAGTCCCATCTCGGTCTGTAGCGTCTCGGTCCTTGTGACGATGTTTCTTATGTTCACGACGGCGCTCTTCCGCATCTTTGTCGCGGCTCTTCTCCTTGTGTTTCTTGGATGACCCCATTATTTCCTTCAACGATTACAGCAGTTGTTAAAAACGATGCTGTTGTGGAAAAAAACGTGTTTGAAACGTTGCTCCTTCGATGACAAGCTCACATTAGCTTTCAATGCTAAGTGGCTAACCGACGACGCAACTCACTCAGTACGGGTGAAAAAAATGATCCTCACAATGAAAATCTGGTATCAATCAACAACGAGTACAGATGTGGAAAAAATACCCACGTAGCTGTGTCGCCTTTACACAACAGTTTAACCACTCAACACCACGGCCAGGCATACAACTTCATATATCGTCAAACAAACAGCgacagtgtttctgtttccGGCACTTCCGGTGGTGGAAGACTATCTACAAACTAATGTATACCACCACCTGCTGTATGGGAGTGTACCTATCAGGCCGGGATTATATCCATGAGTTGATGTTGCTGCGTTTTTGGACCTATAAAACGTTGTTATTGATCAATTGTCTTCAACAACAATGAGATATAATCTGTAAAACCTTGACTGCAATATATGAAGTGCCGAGCACCGACGACTCCTtctctttctcgctctctctgCATGGTAATGGTAACATTCGTTATCCTACAGTGTAAGCTAACTTAGCAAGCGCAGTTTTAAATAACATGACTTAAAGCCAGTGTTTTAACCTTCTGCGTTTGTCGTTAGCTAATGTTAGTGTCATTTAGTCATGACAGTTTTCAAAACCCTAGTTTGGAGCGATAACGTAATTATCAGCTTGAAGTATAGCTCTGGTCCGCTAGCTAAGATGCTTGTTTGCTTCAACTTTTATCGAGACATTTAAAGTTAGCTCCGTTCTGAGCTGCTGTTCGATGCTAGCTAGCATTAGCGAGGTACCTCAGCAAGCTTGACAACTTTCGCTGCTCGTTAGGGTAAGGTCTTGTGATTGTTTGACCGACACATATAACGCTTAGTGTTGTGGTGTTAAATATTCGACGCAACGTTAAGCAGCGGGTTAGCTGCTGCAGATCGGGGTTATTGCGTGTTGCCATGGCGATTGTGGGACAGAACTAGGTCACAAATGTTAAGCTAGTAAAGTTTCTCTAAGGGTAATAAGCTACATACAATCACACAATCTTAACGTTTGGTTTAGCTAGGATACGTGTAAGTGCTTTAATGGTGATAGCTACACTTTctgttagctaacattagctggtGACAGAGAGCTCGCGCTGCTCATTGTTTTCCCCGGGAATCGAAGCGGGCCACACACAAAACCCACCAACGGCTGCTAACGGTAAACTGACATCTCATATAGATAGCTTCCAACAGTTAGTAAGCTATACGGTCAAAGCTGCGTTAATGCGTCAAAGTAGTCATGTTTTCAAGCTGGTTGTGATTTAAGAGTAAACATTAGCCAAAGTAAAGGCTTATTGAAAGACATTACGCATGTGATGCTTTAATTTAACCTTAAAGCATGTTATGTTAACATAAGCGTCATATCATCTTCTAACGTATGGTGAGTAACATTCATTTGTAATTACTAATAGCCTACTAGCGTTATTGTTGCCATTACAAGATTTGAGTTACAGTTAAAGGTAAaatgttctgttgtttttgggCAAACAACGTCAGTCAGTTGGCTAAACGAAAGTTAAGATTGCTTGAACCCCCATAATTCCCTAAATTACTTTTCTTGTTTGTTCTTTAATGTAGGTTAAGCTTGTGTAATGTGGTTCTAATTATTTGGTCCCATGTGGTGATCAGTATCTCTTTTGTTGTGAAAAAGCTTCTTCCATGACTGTGAAATGTCTTTTTCctgttatgtttttaatgtggaCTTGTTTAACTTGCCTTTTGTTCTCTGTGGTGACCAGTATACATTTTGTTGTGAATTCCAGCAAGCTGTAAGTGGGTGACATGGCAACAGGAGGCACTCCTTTTGATGACGGTGCAGAAGAGCTGCAAGAGTGGACTATAACCAATGGCAGTCTGGAAGACAGACTCAACAACCTGGTAAGGGCCGACAGAACCTTTTACTACAAAAATCCATGTTGCTCTGTCTTGTCACTATCATCAATGTAATTATATGATATTTTCGATACCTAGATATTCAACTGTCCCTATTCAAGtaaacatttataatgaatagTGCAAATATTTGTTCTGTTCATCAGGACTGGGGTGTTCAGCAGAAGAAAGCTAACCGATcatcagagaaaaacaagaagaagctGTCAGCTGCGGTGGTGGAAAGCCGCCTGACTAATGACATTTCGCCAGAATCCACCCCTGGGGCGGGTCGCAGGAGAGCACGCACCCCTCATTCCTTTCCCCACTTCAAATACTCCACCCAGATGTCTGTCCCAGACCAGGCTGAGCTAGACAAGCTGCGTCAGAGAATCAATTTTACAGACCTGGATGAGGTGAAAAACTGCTACATTTTTATCAGAAATAGTTTCAGTTTTTACATATGTCTCAGGCAAACATAGGCACGAAACGCAAATGAGCGGCAAAGCTAAACATTTCAAGATTCCCTTTTGACTCGTgccttttgtgtattttcaagGACATGGAATAAAATTCCTAATGCTTATCAAACTcttcaacaaaaaaatgcatactTTGTTCAGTGGTAAAATGCCAAAGCATTGCCTTGAAGCATCGGcaggcagaaaagaaaaagctaaatatatttttcatctaGCCTAGGGTTGGTTGGCTAAACTGCTATTGATTTGAAGCTGGCAGAATGGCAGAACAGAAAAACTTCTTTTAAATGCCCAAATAAATTAtctgacttttcttttcttctgttacTCAGAGGAGCATTGGCAGTGACTCCCAGGGGCGTGCCACTGCTGCCAACAACCAGAGGCAGCTAGCTGGAGAGAACAAAAAGCCCTACAATTTCGTACCTCTGCATGTGAACACTAACAAAAGCAAGGAGCTgctccatccctcctcctctgccccAGCCACACCAGCTATCACCAAGGAAACCAAGAAGCAGGGCCCAGGACTCAGGGATACTTTAACCCCTCTGGTCCCCAGCAAGGAAGTGCAAAGGTTCAGCCGTGGCAGCACAGAGAGGGGGCCCTTAGCACACAGAGAGTATGGAAGAGGAGAGCCGAGACTAGACAGCAGCCAGGTAACATTGTGTTTGGTTGTTGCCATGGTTTTGTCAGCTCTTACTCTTGTTGAACTGCGACTTGATGCCATGTAGACTGAGGATTGAGACAGACTATGAGGTTTTAGTCAAATCTGGTTACAATATTTTCCAATTTAAGTAGATGCTGAGATACAGTATTAACTTTAAAAGGGAGACATACTGGTGGTGTTTAGGGAGTCACAGTTATAGCTGGTCATAGCAAGTCATTCCATAAGTGTAAAGATATTTCACTATGAAACACAAATCTTATGGTGCTAGATATAAAGTAAGAGGATAAGCAATTATCAGCTAAACAGCCACATATTTTCCTGAGTAGTTGGTagagaacagaaacagagcTAAAGGAGATGATTATATTCGTACTTGCATTACTAATTGGCtgaaaaacaactcaaaataaTAAGACAACATTGCTCCAATTAGCTAGCTGTGTGAATCAAACAGTATGCTAACAAGTTTGCCCTAACTTAATATGTCTTCTCAAGTCAGTGATGACAACTACTGTGCCCCCCGCTGGTAAATCAGGTTTAATTGAACTGATCTTCCTcataaagacattattttcacatttaatgtaAATGAAGCACTTTTCACATCTAAATGTGGCAATGTCTTTGTATCACTTCACTTCTAGCTACTGTGTGAAACCAAAACTAGGATAAAAGTGAGGGAGATGTAGTGCAGCTGAAACTAGGCTGTATTTAGGGCAATTTATAAATATGCCACCCCTGGTGCATAGTGAGTTTTGTGCCCAACCCCTTTCTGCCCTTATTAAGCCCAGTCTGAGCTGTCGCTCCAAATGCTGTCACCTTTCCTTACGTATTCCTCTGTCTCCTTTTCAATTACTTTTTGAAACCCACACCCATACgccaccctcctctctctctgcctggtCTCAGGTGGTGAGCAAACTGGTACAGATCCGGGAGTACATCAGTAAGGCCAGCTCCATGCGGGACGACCTGGTGGAGAAGAACGATGTGCCGGCCAATGTGGAGCGACTCTCCCATCTCATCGACCACCTCAAGGAGCAGGAAAAGTCATATTTACGGTTTCTGCAGAAAATGCTGGTTAGtctgtcatttgtttattcTCTATATTTTTCAGAATTAGTTCTTGGCATTTCTAAAGCTCTTAGACAGGTAGAGAGGTATACAGCTCTTAGAGGTATACAGCCATTGGAGTGTGAAGcttgtttgtttgcttatttATGGTTGAAATGGAACTGGTTTTTGTTGCTATCTTGGCAGCTTGgctcacatttatttttaaatatgttaatgtCTCATGTGATGATAAAATGAGGACACTCAGTAGCCGGCTACCTTCCATCCCAGCAGGATGGCTTTCTTAATTGTTTGATATCACTTTGCCTTCACTGGAGCATTCTGAGAAATATGTTGTCGTAATTGCAGGCACTTTTTGCAGGGTTTTGCAAAAGGGAAATCGAaataattgcacattttttgcTCCCCATATCCACCCACACTTCAACAGCTTGTACATAAACATTCTCGTATATAGAGCATTTGGAGGAGCTTATTAAGTTTTGAATCATTTACAGTTTTTAGG harbors:
- the sart1 gene encoding U4/U6.U5 tri-snRNP-associated protein 1 is translated as MGSSKKHKEKSRDKDAEERRREHKKHRHKDRDATDRDGTRDKEKRKRSRSRERSGREGRSKGERSTGEPRVKKEKVDLGYEESKAEIAPQSASGDASLSIEETNKLRAKLGLKPLELEAAKKELGTKEDPKVAETINPVLIKKQKDMREKLAAMKEKRIQNLKLGKVKTIAEEDWLDDTSAWVERSRLMAKEKELAEKRAKLLQEMDEEFGVSSLVEEEFAHGKKDAYTARDLKGLKVQHKVDSFNEGQTVILTLQDKGVLEEEEDVLVNVGLVDKEHAEKNVELKKKKPEYKPYEEDESVDDMVTFKPHTVLSKYDEEIEGEKKKSFRLNTGGFADGEREREIQAMREALRDQAQSLEMPALSIASEYYTPQEMVGFKKTKKRVRKIRKKDKLTVADELSIDDTRNTDFGSRARGRGRKRLEEESEEVKVEEPVKLSHDIPLLSDDVRMAEMDISDDDDFTPPEPAVIEEDEAEQELQKQLEKQRKLRQRQLLKDSGEKVAEKIKELDKVSPDDDPERKNNIVFNDISEFCRTLGDIPTYGLSGNREDQEDIMDFEEKEEKDDAGDPDSDMDENVGWSTVNLDEELKQPDFTTASATILDEEPIVNSGLAAALHLCKNKGLLDTEMQKISRVRATKGALPNDNYCIEDKMGFDDKYSRREEYRGFAQDFKDKDSYKPEVKIEYVDESGRRLTPKEAFRQLSHRFHGKGSGKMKTERRMKKLEEEALLKKMSSSDTPLGTVALLQEKQKSQKTPYLVLSGSGKSMNANNITK